The following coding sequences lie in one Peribacillus frigoritolerans genomic window:
- a CDS encoding acyl-CoA dehydrogenase family protein, protein MNFELTEEQQSVKKVVRKFVDKEIIPYIQEWDRQGQFQPHILKRLAELQLMGVCIPEEYGGVGMDYNTLAIVCEELERGDTAYRTAVSVHTGLNSMTLLQWGTEEQKQKYLVPQAKGIKIGAFGLTEPNAGSDVAAMKSTAKRVGDHYILNGSKTWISLCDYADHFLIFAKTDHDAGSRGITAFIVERTFEGVESKAIKGKLGIRAGNTGEIFLTDVKVPVENRLGEEGEGFKISMSALDSGRFTVAAGAVGLIEASLEASLKYCHERSTFGKEIGRHQLVQQMIAKMTANLEISRLLVFKAGTLKNQGKRNTKETSLAKWISCNAANEAANDAVQIHGAYGYSDEYPVERFLRNSKAPVIYEGTREIHTVMQGEYALGYRQDKELRKQLPAWPFEQVSVH, encoded by the coding sequence GAAATTTGTCGATAAGGAAATTATCCCATACATTCAAGAGTGGGATAGGCAAGGTCAATTCCAGCCGCACATTTTAAAAAGGTTAGCGGAATTGCAGTTGATGGGCGTTTGTATACCAGAAGAGTATGGCGGAGTCGGTATGGATTATAATACCCTGGCCATCGTATGTGAAGAGCTGGAGCGAGGCGATACGGCTTACCGTACTGCAGTTTCGGTACATACAGGGTTGAATAGCATGACCCTGCTGCAATGGGGGACGGAAGAACAAAAACAGAAATATTTAGTACCGCAGGCAAAAGGGATCAAGATAGGTGCTTTTGGTCTGACTGAACCGAATGCCGGGTCTGATGTTGCGGCAATGAAGTCAACGGCAAAACGTGTTGGGGACCATTATATCTTGAACGGGTCTAAAACATGGATTTCGCTCTGTGATTATGCAGATCATTTCCTTATCTTCGCCAAGACGGATCATGATGCCGGTTCAAGGGGTATCACTGCTTTTATTGTGGAACGGACTTTCGAGGGAGTGGAGTCGAAAGCCATTAAAGGGAAATTGGGAATTCGTGCCGGGAATACAGGCGAAATCTTTTTAACGGATGTAAAAGTTCCAGTGGAGAATAGGCTTGGTGAAGAAGGTGAGGGCTTTAAAATTTCCATGTCGGCATTGGACAGCGGCCGGTTTACAGTGGCCGCAGGTGCTGTAGGGTTAATAGAAGCAAGCCTGGAAGCAAGCTTGAAGTATTGCCATGAAAGAAGCACATTCGGAAAAGAGATTGGCAGGCATCAGCTCGTTCAACAGATGATTGCCAAGATGACCGCAAATTTAGAGATTTCCAGATTGCTCGTCTTTAAAGCGGGTACCTTAAAAAATCAAGGAAAAAGGAATACGAAGGAAACATCGCTTGCCAAGTGGATATCATGTAATGCTGCAAACGAAGCTGCCAATGATGCTGTTCAAATTCATGGTGCCTACGGCTACTCGGATGAATATCCAGTGGAACGTTTTCTGCGGAATTCAAAAGCTCCGGTCATTTACGAAGGAACCCGTGAGATTCATACTGTAATGCAGGGTGAATACGCACTTGGCTACAGACAAGATAAAGAGCTTCGTAAGCAATTGCCTGCATGGCCCTTCGAGCAGGTTTCCGTACATTAA
- a CDS encoding DUF3870 domain-containing protein, giving the protein MNTYFIAGHAKLPQGMAARNIYDSITITVELDFKYGVIVEASCTLATEHGREFIRQLLRGYCLKDGIEELIDRVQMHYRGKAGQAIQAGLKDVYAQFELVSVK; this is encoded by the coding sequence ATGAACACATACTTTATTGCAGGGCATGCAAAGCTTCCACAAGGGATGGCAGCGAGAAATATATATGATTCTATCACCATCACGGTGGAGCTTGACTTTAAATATGGAGTAATAGTCGAGGCTTCCTGTACACTTGCTACAGAACATGGAAGGGAATTCATTCGTCAGCTGCTGCGCGGTTATTGCCTGAAAGATGGAATCGAAGAATTGATTGACCGGGTGCAAATGCATTATCGTGGGAAGGCTGGTCAAGCCATTCAAGCAGGGCTGAAGGATGTGTATGCACAGTTCGAATTGGTCTCCGTTAAATAA